In Miscanthus floridulus cultivar M001 chromosome 5, ASM1932011v1, whole genome shotgun sequence, one genomic interval encodes:
- the LOC136451576 gene encoding uncharacterized protein, translating into MGNSLRCCLACVLPCGALDLVRIVHLSGRVDEYGRAVSAGEVLAAHPNHVLSRPCSSPQGVVRRILIVSPDSELERGEIYFLIPAASVPDAKKAAGGGAGTQSRHVRSKSEGSVVAAVTDRQLGLGAESPPEKEAPAPAAKKKQQHKRAAAQQHRRRMSTGSHAAPWQPHLACIAEDL; encoded by the coding sequence ATGGGCAACAGCCTGCGGTGCTGCCTGGCGTGCGTGCTGCCGTGCGGCGCGCTGGACCTGGTGCGGATCGTGCACCTCAGCGGCCGCGTCGACGAGTACGGCCGCGCCGTGTCGGCCGGGGAGGTGCTGGCGGCGCACCCCAACCACGTGCTCAGCAGGCCCTGCTCGTCGCCGCAGGGGGTGGTGCGCAGGATCCTCATCGTGTCGCCGGACTCGGAGCTGGAGCGCGGGGAGATCTACTTCCTCATCCCGGCCGCGTCCGTGCCCGACGCCAAGAAGGCCGCCGGCGGCGGTGCTGGCACGCAGAGCCGGCACGTGCGTAGCAAGTCGGAAGGCAGCGTCGTCGCTGCCGTGACCGACCGGCAGCTGGGGCTCGGCgccgagtcgccgccggagaaggaggcgcccgcgcccgccgccaaGAAGAAGCAACAGCACAAGAGGGCTGCCGCGCAGCAGCATCGGCGGCGCATGAGCACCGGCAGCCACGCCGCGCCGTGGCAGCCGCACCTCGCCTGCATCGCCGAGGACCTCTGA